The genomic window GGCAGCCTTCAAGGGCAAGGCCAGGGCTGGGTCTTCCCAGGATTTAGGGGGTCTGAACTCACCCTGTCTCAGGGTTTAGTACCATGTCCAGTTTTAATGGAGTGGCTGAGGGATGGAGCCTGGGCTTTCGAGGAACCcaagaaaaattatgaagaaagagaagttgtgcCAAATTTTTCCTGACCCTGTCTGCATCAAAACTCACTCATTCCATGTCCCACTTCCCCAGAGCTCTCTGCTAGGTAATCAGACAGTCTAGTCCATGCTGCTTGTTTTGGGGTATGAAATGTGGCTGCTTTCTAAGAAAAAGCTATACATTCTCACAGGGGTTTAGCCCAAAGGATCCACTTTAATGGGGGCATTTCAGGCACTGGTGCAAGTAGTAGGCACATGGTGTCCTCTTCAAGTACCCCCCATTCCAACCCTCTAGGAATAGGCAGTATCTTGCTCTCCTTCTGGGTAAGGCAGAGGCTGATCAAGTCCCTGGCAGGTGGCATGGGTAGGGTTGGGTAGTGTTCTCACCAGCAGGACAGCAGTGCTGTGGAAGATAGATTGCAGGTATACCAGGATAGGTGTGACGCCTGTCAGCTGCTGCAGGAACCTCATCAGAACAGCGATGGCGATGGGCTTGTAGATGAAAGGGTCCCGTAACTCAGCCCATGACAGTCGGCTACTCTGGAGATAAGGGACAAGGACTGAGGCATGTGGGCACAGCCTCTTGGGGTTCCTTCCCCAATAGCAACCTCCATAGCAGCACAGTTGGGGCATCCCAGACTCTCTGTGCTTTatctttttgtccttttcttcccTACCCAAAAGAATCGTGAGTCACTGCTCTGGGTTTCTTTCCCTAAGAAAGATGAAGAGGTACCTGACAGAGTACTTGGGGTACAAAACAGGGTAGCCCAGTGAAAGAAGGCAGATGAAGAGGAGCCTGGTCTAGATCACCCGGTGGGTTCCCCTGAGGCAGGGGGCCCTGGCTCTTTTAGcctagggattcttaaccttttttgtgtcttggacccCTTGGTGTCCAAGGCTGGACagcctggtgaaacctatggaccccttctcagaataatgtttttaaatgaataaaatacataggactgtaagggaaaccaattatattgaaatatagttatcaaatttAAAGAACTACAAGaactctaggttaagaactccGGACCAAGTCTTCCTCATGTGATCCTCCCATTGGCACTCAACTTCATTTGGTAATGCCTACCTCCCTTACCTGTTTCTGGACGCTGTTCTGGATCTGCTGGAATTCCCTTCGAAAATCTGTGTCATTCCCTCGGAGCCAGGCCAGGGCTTTCAGGGCTTCCTCCTCCTTGCCTTGGGAGAGGAGGAAGCGAGGGGAATTGGGCATAAAGCACAGAAGTATCATCATGATAAATACAGGCACCTCTCCAGCCACAGCCAGCCAGCGCCAGGGCATCTTCAAGCCTAgggagtgaggggagagagggCAGAAGAAAGTCAGAGGACATCCTGAGGCATGACAGGCACTAGTCACTGGAGATTACCCTTCTACACCCCTCCCTGGGTCCCCAGGATCACCAGGTGGGGGATCCAAGGCAGAATCCTCCCCATCCCTCAAGGCCCAGCCAGGACATTCTCCAGGAAGcctcctttgacccagagacttCTATGGTACTTGCAACAGCTATTCCTTATATGTTCCTAGTTATACACTGTCTACATCAGAGGTTCTCAACATTTTTTGGTCCCCATAACCTTGGTTTTCAGTATAATCGTCTTTACCCCTATTTAATCTGAAAGTAAATAAATTCTACTAAATTTCAACAGAGTAATACAGTTATTGACCAAATATTCCCATACCCCttgatcataataatagctaacatttctatagcatctaGAGTTTGCAAAACACCTCActtatattatctccttttaatcCTAACAACtccatgaggtaggtactattattgtgaggaaactgaagggaggataagtggcttgtccagattcacacagctagtaagcatctgaggcagaatttgaactcaggtcttctttgaAGGAATTGAGGAGATTAGGACAGTGAGTAGTTAATTGTGGGaactgagtgaaccacactgactccattttgtgactcaattctggagctagctcagttccaTTTCTATTCATTTATGAGTCTAGTCCAAATTCTTTCTTGTGAGAAAAGTTCCTTCAATTGTGGGAATTAGGAGAAAACCTTGTATTGTTTTGTATCCCTGTGTGGCTGGGAAACTGGACCACCTCTCCCTGCCGCTTAAAGACCCTTAACAAGGACCTCAGTTGCGCTGACCTTCCCAGTCTGATTCAAAGGCTGatggaaggagttttctcacaattgtacatctcaagcaacctttatgttttatctgaaaaatggccccatactgatcaatcagttattgtttccctGTTCCTTTGTTTGCTTATAGACACTTTGGGGAGTGGGAcatctccttttctgatttcaggaaactgcacctgttcactctcccccttccaacttggaaagtcccaaTCTTTTCTCCAATCAGAAATCAGATGACCTAATattgtattgtttccttttaattaattggccttatttgatgaattgtttttaatgcataaaactCTGTCTCCCCTTGTATTTGGGGTCCAATGTCTGAGCCAGAAGGCCTGGTCCCAGTTTGTTGGacaattggcatgcattgcttagTAAATCTGTATACTTGCAAGCTTTGCTCTCttagtcacttcatctttctccTGTCACTTGCAGTGCAGCCCTCCAGCTGCCCCTGGGGGTACAATATAATCCCAGGTTGGAAACTCTGGGTGTGGTCTGTGTCacaaattatcttttcatgtttcctgTCTCCCCAACTAAACgatgatctccttgagagcaacACTTTTGTTTTATTAAGCTAGAAATTCCTTCTTAGGGAATAGCCTGACAGAGATCAGGGCTTTGAACATACCATGTACTtagacaaatgtttgttgattgactgatttgtAGTCTCTGCCTCCACCCTgtcattcctcccctcccccccagagaaAAGATACTTGCCCAGAGCATAGAGCAAGAGGGACCCAAAGACAGCCATTATCTGGGGTGTGGCCCCCAGAGCCCCTCGAACTCCAGGGTGGGAGATCTCAGACACGTAAACCTGTAAGACAAATCATGTTTCAGGGGAAAGAAGGATAAGTCAGGACACCTGTGGTCTAGTCTTGGACCTGCCACTAATCGGCAGTTATGACATCGAGCAAATCATTTCCTTTGATCTAGGTCTTCtcattcctcctctgtaaagggaggggagggaagagggcatTGTTCTATGTCTCTAATGCCTTTGTTCAAAGTTCACAACTGGTCCAGGCCTCAAGGGAGAGTTCTTCATTCCTAGCTTGAGGGAGGCCCAGCTCCTAGCCGATACTACTCAGGGAGCAAGGAAGTGGTGCTAGAGTGGGGGTCCTAGTCTGTGAGAGTCAAGAGATTGGGCCCTTCATCTTTAGTGCTCCAACTAGATAGGgttgtagatttagaactagaaagaactttgaggtcattttacagatgaggaacctgaggcccagagaggttggaggacttacccaggctcatacagctagtgtctgatgtgggatttgaactcagttctctcttactccaaatccagttatCAATCCATAATACTACCCTACCttccaaataaatgtttgttgaattgaattgacttgacCTCTCTCTGTGTTACTATGGACAACTCACCCacctcctctgagcctcagtttttcccatACAGAGGGCAATTTGTGGCCTGTTTCAGACTTGTCAAGAGTCACCCACCTGGGGAAAGGCTGAAAACACTATGAAAGAGACCTGCTTAGCAGCTACTTTTGGCTGCCTGGACAGTTGTGCTGATGCTCCCCACACTGCTTCCCTCTTTAGCCTTTGCTTTGTCCTTTCAGGGTCTGCTTATCATCTGTTAGGATGTACCGAGTGACAGATAAGGTAAGGCATCCCCAGAGAGAGCGAACCAACATTCACAGTCATGGGAGCAATCAGATTAAGTGGAGAGTTGGggtgtgggaggagggaagggccTTTCTCAGCTTCCTCTCCTTACTCAACGTGGACTTTCTTTGATTGAGCAATACCCTTGAGGTCAGTAGTAATTTTTGGTTGAAAACTGGCCAGGCAAGGGTAGCAGGTGGTGGGTAGGCAACCAGGATGGAGAGAATTCTCTCAGAAACAGGTCTCCCAGGCTGGGGGTCAATCATACATCCCTGTGCATAGAAAACATCCCCAGGAGAAATCCGTTGAGGCACAGaaggttagagctggaaagtaccctagagatcatttattctaaccctttcatttttgtaGGTTAGGGAACAAAAGCCTAGACACATTCTATGGCTTGCTTAAGGTCCTAGCTACAAAAAGCTAGGGAGCGCCGGGTTCTGGACCTACACCCTCTGAATACAGTTTTAGGGCTCTAATTCAACCTACTCATttgcaaatggagaaaatgaggctcagagaaggaaaagctTATTCAAAGGTATGCAGCAAATTAATGGAAAAGCAGAGCTGCCATTTACTTATACTAAAGGCTAGGAAGTGGAACCTCTCAGTTAAAACGCACCAGTAATTAACTTTGACAGCAAAGGGGAAGATAGAATCCCAATTCATTTAGTTGCTGATTAGTCTTCCCCCAATATCCCTAAGAGATGTTCTTTCTGAAATACAAGGGTAGCTCTAGGAATTGTCCTTACTGGAATACAGGCAGCTGTGAGACCTCCCGCGAAGCCGGTCAGAATCCTTCCCAGCAAGAGCATCCACAGGCCTTGAGCTCCAGCCATAAGGGCATAGCCAACAACTGAGGGCACGGCAGAGAACATGATGCTGAGCTTCCTGCCCAGGAGATCATTGAGCACCATGGCACTGAGGCCACCAGCGGCTGCTCCCAAGGTGAATACAGACTGTGGAGAAAGGGGACCTGGTAGGTTGATCACATCCAGACTTAGTTTAGTTGGCCAGGGACCCTCTCCTCCCCATCACAGGTTGGAGATCCTCTTCCCAGCTAGGGATGTGGCCACTGGACAGAGATGCTAAGGTACCTcatgctcctcctccccccctgcCCCAGCAAAGTGTGCCAGGCATATGTACCTGAATAGTCTCTAGACAAGTCCTAATTTGGAAGGCCTCCTGTTTAATCAAGGTGAGGGTGTCTACTCTGTCCTGGGTTCCAGCCTCTAAGGGATGGGAATGGAGTACATTTAGATCAGGACCTTACATTGGTACTAGCAGCTCCTTCCAGTAATTcatattgctttcattttctatttccactttttttgCAGAATTTCCCCAAAAGACATGTTTGTCTGGAGGGGTGAGATGCAAAGAGGTCCTGATAAACCCACAGAAgttgggaaattaaaaaaaaagtgtcccAGGAGGTGATGAAGAGTGAAAGATAGGACCTGCCGGGGCTCCTCAGTATTCTAATCAACCCCAGGCTGGGAGTTGGGGACAAAAAGGAGTTGTCTTGAGAAATCCTGAGCCTGGGGCCCCAGAATCCTTACCCCAAACCAGGATGTCTCTGTCTTGTTCATTTGTAAAGCTGGGTTGGGGGATCTCTCAAGAGCTGGGATGACTGGGGATGTATAGACCAAGGCATAGCCAAAGCTGAAATTTCCCAGCACAGCTGCAAAGGTGGCCAGGAACAGTCTCTTATTCTTCAGGGTTCTAGGGtaggaagaaaggggggaaaagggggCAAGACAGGGCTACCTGTAAAGATTGCATGCCATTACCTGTTCCACACTGTTCTGAATATCTCAAACCACCCCTGAAGCTCACATATGACACAGAaggttagagccagaaggcatcttagaaaacttcttgttcaatcctctcattttgtggATGGAGAAATGAAGGATCAGAGAAGTCAATGACTGGGACAAAGTTACATAGCTTCAGAGACCTTAGTAAATTGAAATGTGTCTAAAGAAAGGAAGGTGATCAAAGTGATACTGGTTCTTGGCACAGTGATTTATATAAAGACCATGTGAAGGAATTAGGAACATTTAGTTTTGAAAGAGAAGGCTTGGTGGTAAGGGTGATAGACACTGACTGTCTGCAAGTATCCAGTGGAAGGGGAAGCCAACAATTTCTGTATGGACAGAGCTAGGACTGTTGTCAGGATGGGCTGGAGTCAGCTTTTACTGCCTACTGGGAgccgattgttaaattttcagtgtgagcacttacaccttggaaactggcaaatgctattattgttttatttattgtccaTACTAGACTTAAGAgggtgatggagaaaaatgttattgATGTGgattaaactttaaaagtgtattgcatatactttaaaaaaatttttgagagcTGGTTATATGTCAGCACACTGATTGTGGGGTAGAGAGGCAGACTTGACTGTTCAATGTAAGGAAATACTTCTTAACAATtggttgttcagtcgttttcagtcttAATATAAACCAACCCAAACATATCTGAGTTGTACAAATAAACAATAattgttgttgtggttcagttgtgtctgactctttgtgactccagatggttttttttttttttgcaaaaatactggagtggtttgccatttccttctctagctcatttgacagatgaggaaactgaggcaaatagggtgaagtgacttgcccagggtcacacactttatagttagtaaatgtctgaggccagatttgaacacaagtctttctaattctaggcctatctacttcaccacccagttgccccttttaaacaattaataatttaacAAATTAACGATGAACAATTCAACAATTAACAATTTAATAAATTCCCCCACCCC from Notamacropus eugenii isolate mMacEug1 chromosome 1, mMacEug1.pri_v2, whole genome shotgun sequence includes these protein-coding regions:
- the SLC2A6 gene encoding solute carrier family 2, facilitated glucose transporter member 6 isoform X3, with the translated sequence MVLNDLLGRKLSIMFSAVPSVVGYALMAGAQGLWMLLLGRILTGFAGGLTAACIPVYVSEISHPGVRGALGATPQIMAVFGSLLLYALGLKMPWRWLAVAGEVPVFIMMILLCFMPNSPRFLLSQGKEEEALKALAWLRGNDTDFRREFQQIQNSVQKQSSRLSWAELRDPFIYKPIAIAVLMRFLQQLTGVTPILVYLQSIFHSTAVLLPPEEDAAIVGAMRLVSVLIAAVTMDRAGRKILLFVSASIMFVANLALGLYIHLSPQLPASNTTVDLTNMALEGSRSGSYLMLVPLFATMLFIMGYAMGWGPITWLLMSEILPLKARGVASGLCVLVSWLTAFVLTKSFPLVESVFGLQVPFYFFAAVCLVNLVFTACCVPETRRRSLEQIESFFRTGRRSFLR
- the SLC2A6 gene encoding solute carrier family 2, facilitated glucose transporter member 6 isoform X2, with product MNKTETSWFGSVFTLGAAAGGLSAMVLNDLLGRKLSIMFSAVPSVVGYALMAGAQGLWMLLLGRILTGFAGGLTAACIPVYVSEISHPGVRGALGATPQIMAVFGSLLLYALGLKMPWRWLAVAGEVPVFIMMILLCFMPNSPRFLLSQGKEEEALKALAWLRGNDTDFRREFQQIQNSVQKQSSRLSWAELRDPFIYKPIAIAVLMRFLQQLTGVTPILVYLQSIFHSTAVLLPPEEDAAIVGAMRLVSVLIAAVTMDRAGRKILLFVSASIMFVANLALGLYIHLSPQLPASNTTVDLTNMALEGSRSGSYLMLVPLFATMLFIMGYAMGWGPITWLLMSEILPLKARGVASGLCVLVSWLTAFVLTKSFPLVESVFGLQVPFYFFAAVCLVNLVFTACCVPETRRRSLEQIESFFRTGRRSFLR
- the SLC2A6 gene encoding solute carrier family 2, facilitated glucose transporter member 6 isoform X1; protein product: MEQPLLGSETPDYETFPERPDRQQEQNYIRTLKNKRLFLATFAAVLGNFSFGYALVYTSPVIPALERSPNPALQMNKTETSWFGSVFTLGAAAGGLSAMVLNDLLGRKLSIMFSAVPSVVGYALMAGAQGLWMLLLGRILTGFAGGLTAACIPVYVSEISHPGVRGALGATPQIMAVFGSLLLYALGLKMPWRWLAVAGEVPVFIMMILLCFMPNSPRFLLSQGKEEEALKALAWLRGNDTDFRREFQQIQNSVQKQSSRLSWAELRDPFIYKPIAIAVLMRFLQQLTGVTPILVYLQSIFHSTAVLLPPEEDAAIVGAMRLVSVLIAAVTMDRAGRKILLFVSASIMFVANLALGLYIHLSPQLPASNTTVDLTNMALEGSRSGSYLMLVPLFATMLFIMGYAMGWGPITWLLMSEILPLKARGVASGLCVLVSWLTAFVLTKSFPLVESVFGLQVPFYFFAAVCLVNLVFTACCVPETRRRSLEQIESFFRTGRRSFLR